TTTCCTGATGAATAGGTAATAACGCCTGTTTGTTTTTGTGCTACCGATAGTTGCGTAATGGCGTTGTAGGCCCCTCTAAATTTAAATGCTCCCGTCCGTTGAAAGTTTTCGCACTTAAAGAATACTTGGCTATTGGTGCGATCGTTAACAATTTTAGAAGTCATCACAGGCGTGTGGTGGGCAATTCCTAAAATTCGCTCTTGTGCTGCTTGCACGTCTTTTATAGTAACGGAATTCTGCTGTGACATTGATAAAATTATTAAAATTATTAAATATTTTGCTCTTGTTGATATAGATACAGATTTTTATATTTGCCTCTAATATCCTGGATTGAAGCATACTCTTTTCAGGTGGATAGCATCATTTTTTGTCACTATAAATTTAGCTACAGATAAATATTATATACTGTCGTAGCTAAATTTATAAAAGTTAAAAATAATTAACTCAAATTAGTCATTTTTACAACATGAATAAAACATCCGAAACTAGGCAAAAAAGAACGGCTCTAATTACAGGAGCGGCTAGTGGTATAGGCTATCAATTAACCCAGATTTTTGCTCGTCATAATTATAATCTGGTGTTAGTAGATAAGAATGAGCAAAAACTTACCGAAATTATAGATGAATTTCCGCAAAAGTTTGGCATTGTCGTCAAAATTTTTGTTAAGGATTTATCCATTCCAACATCCCCAGAAGAAATTTTTACAGAACTACAGCAAGCATCCATCAAGATTGATGTGTTAGTTAACAATGCTGGCTTTGGTACTTATGGAGCATTTAACGAAACAGACCTCAGTGTTGAACTGAAAATGCTCCAGGTAAATATGGTTAGCTTGACTCATTTAACTAAGTTATTTCTCAAGGATATGGTGGAGCAAAACTATGGAAAAATCTTAAATGTGGCCTCGGCGGCTGCTTTTCAACCAGGTCCTCTAATGGCAGTATATTTTGCTACAAAAGCTTATGTGTTATCATTTTCAGAAGCGATCGCTAATGAATTAGAGGGTACAGGTGTTAGCGTGACTGTTCTTTGTCCAGGGCCAACAGCAACGGAATTTCAACAAACTGCTGCAATGGAAGATTCCAAGATTGCTAGCGTTAACAGAATGATGGATACGGAAACCGTTGCTAATATTGGTTATCGGGGCTTAATGAAAAACAAAACGGTTGTTGTTCCTGGGATGAGAAATAAGATATTGACTGAAAGCGTTAGATTTACACCCAGAAATTTGGTCACAAAGGTTGTCAGAAGTATGCACGAACTCAAAAAAAATAGGTAGTCCGATAGTTTATAATGTTGTGGAAGTTTCGCAAACTCGAATTGCAAACTGAACAACAATGAGCTTCTAGGGTTGCGATCGCGCCGAGTGATGTCTGGTGCAAGAGAAGCAGCCAACTGCTAAAAGTTGGTAATACGGCGGGAAAAAAGCCCGGGAGAGCCAGACAGTATAACTGTATTGGTATCTCCTGGGCTTTGTTATTTGAGTCAGTCGTTTCTTCAATTCCAGAAGATAACAGGAGGATTTTATGGTGCAAACATCTATTCTGCCGAATCTGGGGGCAATCGATCCGAGCCTAATTTTACTTGATGAAAAGCTGCCTGGTGGTGCGTATTGGCATTACACGATCAAACGGGGAAATACCCTGCGCGTGACTGATTTGGAAGGTTCACAGGGTGTTTCGATGATTTGCTACAGGGGCTTACAACAAATATGGCGAAAGCGACTATAACAACTCCCGGAACAATTTCCTTAAAGCTTTGGGCAAACGCGGTTTAACCTAATGCCTATTTTCTAAGCACTAAAATGCTTACTAAAAACCCTCAAAACTTACTAGTACAGTGCGGCGGAAATAAACCACCCATTCCAAATCAATGAAACCCTCATGCTGTATTCGTTTTTAATTTTTAATTTTTAATTTTTAATTCCGCCCTGCGGTACTAGTCTCTACAAGCAAACTCTGTAATTATGGCGCAAAATAATTGTCTTAAGAGGATAGATTAAAAGTTAGCTTTTTAATACGCAATATTACAAATAAGTAGGAAAGGTAGGAAAGGTAGGAAAAGTGGTAAAAAGAGGAAA
This Nostoc sp. KVJ3 DNA region includes the following protein-coding sequences:
- a CDS encoding SDR family NAD(P)-dependent oxidoreductase → MNKTSETRQKRTALITGAASGIGYQLTQIFARHNYNLVLVDKNEQKLTEIIDEFPQKFGIVVKIFVKDLSIPTSPEEIFTELQQASIKIDVLVNNAGFGTYGAFNETDLSVELKMLQVNMVSLTHLTKLFLKDMVEQNYGKILNVASAAAFQPGPLMAVYFATKAYVLSFSEAIANELEGTGVSVTVLCPGPTATEFQQTAAMEDSKIASVNRMMDTETVANIGYRGLMKNKTVVVPGMRNKILTESVRFTPRNLVTKVVRSMHELKKNR
- a CDS encoding DUF1989 domain-containing protein — protein: MVQTSILPNLGAIDPSLILLDEKLPGGAYWHYTIKRGNTLRVTDLEGSQGVSMICYRGLQQIWRKRL